One segment of Myxocyprinus asiaticus isolate MX2 ecotype Aquarium Trade chromosome 41, UBuf_Myxa_2, whole genome shotgun sequence DNA contains the following:
- the LOC127431903 gene encoding NADH dehydrogenase [ubiquinone] 1 beta subcomplex subunit 4-like: protein MADYKEAPLATRPKTLDPAEYFNLSPDYRRAEEERTALKARLKRQYMVQLNNPHRKELIEDPALTRWTYARTSNIYPNFRPTPKTSLLGGLFGVVPLFVLYFVFKTDRDKREGKIKAGNYERPYKLSS from the exons ATGGCGGACTACAAAGAGGCTCCTCTGGCTACAAGGCCAAAAACATTAGATCCAGCCGAATATTTCAATCTTTCACCTGATTACCGACGGGCTGAGGAGGAGAGAACGGCGCTAAAGGCTCGCCTTAAGAGGCAGTATATGGTGCAATTAAACAATCCTCACCGGAAAGAGCTTATT GAGGATCCTGCTCTTACAAGGTGGACATATGCACGCACCAGCAACATATACCCCAACTTCAGACCAACTCCTAAAACTTCATTGTTGGGTGGCTTGTTTGGAGTTGTACCCCTCTTCGTCTTGTACTTTGTGTTTAAGACAGACCGG GACAAAAGGGAGGGCAAGATAAAAGCAGGGAACTATGAGCGCCCTTATAAGCTGTCATCCTGA